In Nicotiana tabacum cultivar K326 chromosome 17, ASM71507v2, whole genome shotgun sequence, one DNA window encodes the following:
- the LOC107814314 gene encoding uncharacterized protein LOC107814314 isoform X21: protein MEFPKSSSALSSEMQKPVGIHSCLPSNNKTQQDEDKREPCFMHLLRAKLLCFWKQQVEETLQASELKKKQELPLARIRRAIKSNDQVKMVSAHSIVLFAKATEMFILELTLRAWMQAEQVKRRTLKRYDIARAIRNEELLDFLCDIVPLQSYKFQVEEANYGQGNEFHPAYQMVQPINFPVEEEANDGQGNEFHPAYEMLQLQPNNIPYQFQVEEESLDVQGNEFHQSYQMVQPNNIPQQNQFQVEEEANDGQGNDFLAAYHMVQPNDVPLQYQFQVEEEANGGEGNQFHQAYQMVQPNNIPASFTSIQGIPAPLMLPPAINSSAEAEFSSDGFALDNKEGL from the exons ATGGAATTCCCAAAATCCTCATCAGCTCTGTCATCAGAAATGCAAAAGCCGGTTGGTATTCATAGCTGCTTGCCAAGTAACAACAAAACTCAGCAG GATGAAGATAAAAGGGAGCCTTGTTTCATGCATTTGCTAAGAGCAAAGCTCCTCTGTTTCTGGAAACAACAAGTCGAAGAAACTCTTCAAGCTTCAG agcTAAAGAAAAAACAAGAGCTGCCCCTTGCAAGGATCAGGCGCGCAATTAAGTCAAACGATCAAGTAAAG ATGGTTAGTGCACATTCTATCGTTTTGTTTGCAAAAGCAACTGAGATGTTCATTCTTGAACTCACACTTCGTGCGTGGATGCAAGCTGAGCAAGTCAAACGTCGAACTCTGAAGCGTTATGACATTGCTAGGGCCATAAGGAATGAAGAACTTCTTGATTTCCTGTGTGATATCGTCCCACTCCAGTCCTACAAG TTTCAGGTGGAAGAGGCAAATTATGGCCAAGGAAATGAATTTCACCCGGCTTATCAAATGGTTCAGCCTATTAACTTTCCA GTGGAAGAGGAGGCAAATGATGGCCAAGGAAATGAATTTCACCCGGCTTATGAAATGCTTCAGCTTCAGCCTAATAACATTCCG TACCAGTTTCAGGTGGAAGAGGAGTCACTTGATGTCCAAGGAAATGAATTTCACCAGTCTTATCAAATGGTTCAGCCCAATAACATTCCG CAGCAGAACCAATTTCAGGTGGAAGAGGAGGCAAATGATGGCCAAGGAAATGATTTTCTCGCAGCTTATCATATGGTTCAGCCTAATGATGTTCCA CTACAGTACCAATTTCAGGTGGAAGAGGAGGCAAATGGCGGCGAAGGAAATCAATTTCACCAGGCTTATCAAATGGTTCAGCCTAATAACATTCCG GCTTCTTTCACCAGCATCCAAGGAATTCCAGCGCCACTGATGCTACCACCTGCGATTAATTCATCTGCTGAAGCCGAGTTTAGCAGTGATGGATTTGCATTGGACAATAAGGAGGGACTCTAA
- the LOC107814314 gene encoding uncharacterized protein LOC107814314 isoform X22: MEFPKSSSALSSEMQKPVGIHSCLPSNNKTQQDEDKREPCFMHLLRAKLLCFWKQQVEETLQASELKKKQELPLARIRRAIKSNDQVKMVSAHSIVLFAKATEMFILELTLRAWMQAEQVKRRTLKRYDIARAIRNEELLDFLCDIVPLQSYKFQVEEANYGQGNEFHPAYQMVQPINFPVEEEANDGQGNEFHPAYEMLQLQPNNIPYQFQVEEESLDVQGNEFHQSYQMVQPNNIPQQNQFQVEEEANDGQGNDFLAAYHMVQPNDVPYQFQVEEEANGGEGNQFHQAYQMVQPNNIPASFTSIQGIPAPLMLPPAINSSAEAEFSSDGFALDNKEGL, from the exons ATGGAATTCCCAAAATCCTCATCAGCTCTGTCATCAGAAATGCAAAAGCCGGTTGGTATTCATAGCTGCTTGCCAAGTAACAACAAAACTCAGCAG GATGAAGATAAAAGGGAGCCTTGTTTCATGCATTTGCTAAGAGCAAAGCTCCTCTGTTTCTGGAAACAACAAGTCGAAGAAACTCTTCAAGCTTCAG agcTAAAGAAAAAACAAGAGCTGCCCCTTGCAAGGATCAGGCGCGCAATTAAGTCAAACGATCAAGTAAAG ATGGTTAGTGCACATTCTATCGTTTTGTTTGCAAAAGCAACTGAGATGTTCATTCTTGAACTCACACTTCGTGCGTGGATGCAAGCTGAGCAAGTCAAACGTCGAACTCTGAAGCGTTATGACATTGCTAGGGCCATAAGGAATGAAGAACTTCTTGATTTCCTGTGTGATATCGTCCCACTCCAGTCCTACAAG TTTCAGGTGGAAGAGGCAAATTATGGCCAAGGAAATGAATTTCACCCGGCTTATCAAATGGTTCAGCCTATTAACTTTCCA GTGGAAGAGGAGGCAAATGATGGCCAAGGAAATGAATTTCACCCGGCTTATGAAATGCTTCAGCTTCAGCCTAATAACATTCCG TACCAGTTTCAGGTGGAAGAGGAGTCACTTGATGTCCAAGGAAATGAATTTCACCAGTCTTATCAAATGGTTCAGCCCAATAACATTCCG CAGCAGAACCAATTTCAGGTGGAAGAGGAGGCAAATGATGGCCAAGGAAATGATTTTCTCGCAGCTTATCATATGGTTCAGCCTAATGATGTTCCA TACCAATTTCAGGTGGAAGAGGAGGCAAATGGCGGCGAAGGAAATCAATTTCACCAGGCTTATCAAATGGTTCAGCCTAATAACATTCCG GCTTCTTTCACCAGCATCCAAGGAATTCCAGCGCCACTGATGCTACCACCTGCGATTAATTCATCTGCTGAAGCCGAGTTTAGCAGTGATGGATTTGCATTGGACAATAAGGAGGGACTCTAA
- the LOC107814314 gene encoding uncharacterized protein LOC107814314 isoform X2 has protein sequence MEFPKSSSALSSEMQKPVGIHSCLPSNNKTQQDEDKREPCFMHLLRAKLLCFWKQQVEETLQASELKKKQELPLARIRRAIKSNDQVKMVSAHSIVLFAKATEMFILELTLRAWMQAEQVKRRTLKRYDIARAIRNEELLDFLCDIVPLQSYKFQVEEANYGQGNEFHPAYQMVQPINFPYQFQVEEEANDGQGNEFHPAYEMLQLQPNNIPLQYQFQVEEESLDVQGNEFHQSYQMVQPNNIPLQQQNQFQVEEEANDGQGNDFLAAYHMVQPNDVPYQFQVEEEANGGEGNQFHQAYQMVQPNNIPASFTSIQGIPAPLMLPPAINSSAEAEFSSDGFALDNKEGL, from the exons ATGGAATTCCCAAAATCCTCATCAGCTCTGTCATCAGAAATGCAAAAGCCGGTTGGTATTCATAGCTGCTTGCCAAGTAACAACAAAACTCAGCAG GATGAAGATAAAAGGGAGCCTTGTTTCATGCATTTGCTAAGAGCAAAGCTCCTCTGTTTCTGGAAACAACAAGTCGAAGAAACTCTTCAAGCTTCAG agcTAAAGAAAAAACAAGAGCTGCCCCTTGCAAGGATCAGGCGCGCAATTAAGTCAAACGATCAAGTAAAG ATGGTTAGTGCACATTCTATCGTTTTGTTTGCAAAAGCAACTGAGATGTTCATTCTTGAACTCACACTTCGTGCGTGGATGCAAGCTGAGCAAGTCAAACGTCGAACTCTGAAGCGTTATGACATTGCTAGGGCCATAAGGAATGAAGAACTTCTTGATTTCCTGTGTGATATCGTCCCACTCCAGTCCTACAAG TTTCAGGTGGAAGAGGCAAATTATGGCCAAGGAAATGAATTTCACCCGGCTTATCAAATGGTTCAGCCTATTAACTTTCCA TACCAATTTCAGGTGGAAGAGGAGGCAAATGATGGCCAAGGAAATGAATTTCACCCGGCTTATGAAATGCTTCAGCTTCAGCCTAATAACATTCCG CTACAGTACCAGTTTCAGGTGGAAGAGGAGTCACTTGATGTCCAAGGAAATGAATTTCACCAGTCTTATCAAATGGTTCAGCCCAATAACATTCCG CTGCAGCAGCAGAACCAATTTCAGGTGGAAGAGGAGGCAAATGATGGCCAAGGAAATGATTTTCTCGCAGCTTATCATATGGTTCAGCCTAATGATGTTCCA TACCAATTTCAGGTGGAAGAGGAGGCAAATGGCGGCGAAGGAAATCAATTTCACCAGGCTTATCAAATGGTTCAGCCTAATAACATTCCG GCTTCTTTCACCAGCATCCAAGGAATTCCAGCGCCACTGATGCTACCACCTGCGATTAATTCATCTGCTGAAGCCGAGTTTAGCAGTGATGGATTTGCATTGGACAATAAGGAGGGACTCTAA
- the LOC107814314 gene encoding uncharacterized protein LOC107814314 isoform X7: protein MEFPKSSSALSSEMQKPVGIHSCLPSNNKTQQDEDKREPCFMHLLRAKLLCFWKQQVEETLQASELKKKQELPLARIRRAIKSNDQVKMVSAHSIVLFAKATEMFILELTLRAWMQAEQVKRRTLKRYDIARAIRNEELLDFLCDIVPLQSYKFQVEEANYGQGNEFHPAYQMVQPINFPYQFQVEEEANDGQGNEFHPAYEMLQLQPNNIPLQYQFQVEEESLDVQGNEFHQSYQMVQPNNIPQQNQFQVEEEANDGQGNDFLAAYHMVQPNDVPYQFQVEEEANGGEGNQFHQAYQMVQPNNIPASFTSIQGIPAPLMLPPAINSSAEAEFSSDGFALDNKEGL from the exons ATGGAATTCCCAAAATCCTCATCAGCTCTGTCATCAGAAATGCAAAAGCCGGTTGGTATTCATAGCTGCTTGCCAAGTAACAACAAAACTCAGCAG GATGAAGATAAAAGGGAGCCTTGTTTCATGCATTTGCTAAGAGCAAAGCTCCTCTGTTTCTGGAAACAACAAGTCGAAGAAACTCTTCAAGCTTCAG agcTAAAGAAAAAACAAGAGCTGCCCCTTGCAAGGATCAGGCGCGCAATTAAGTCAAACGATCAAGTAAAG ATGGTTAGTGCACATTCTATCGTTTTGTTTGCAAAAGCAACTGAGATGTTCATTCTTGAACTCACACTTCGTGCGTGGATGCAAGCTGAGCAAGTCAAACGTCGAACTCTGAAGCGTTATGACATTGCTAGGGCCATAAGGAATGAAGAACTTCTTGATTTCCTGTGTGATATCGTCCCACTCCAGTCCTACAAG TTTCAGGTGGAAGAGGCAAATTATGGCCAAGGAAATGAATTTCACCCGGCTTATCAAATGGTTCAGCCTATTAACTTTCCA TACCAATTTCAGGTGGAAGAGGAGGCAAATGATGGCCAAGGAAATGAATTTCACCCGGCTTATGAAATGCTTCAGCTTCAGCCTAATAACATTCCG CTACAGTACCAGTTTCAGGTGGAAGAGGAGTCACTTGATGTCCAAGGAAATGAATTTCACCAGTCTTATCAAATGGTTCAGCCCAATAACATTCCG CAGCAGAACCAATTTCAGGTGGAAGAGGAGGCAAATGATGGCCAAGGAAATGATTTTCTCGCAGCTTATCATATGGTTCAGCCTAATGATGTTCCA TACCAATTTCAGGTGGAAGAGGAGGCAAATGGCGGCGAAGGAAATCAATTTCACCAGGCTTATCAAATGGTTCAGCCTAATAACATTCCG GCTTCTTTCACCAGCATCCAAGGAATTCCAGCGCCACTGATGCTACCACCTGCGATTAATTCATCTGCTGAAGCCGAGTTTAGCAGTGATGGATTTGCATTGGACAATAAGGAGGGACTCTAA
- the LOC107814314 gene encoding uncharacterized protein LOC107814314 isoform X14, translated as MEFPKSSSALSSEMQKPVGIHSCLPSNNKTQQDEDKREPCFMHLLRAKLLCFWKQQVEETLQASELKKKQELPLARIRRAIKSNDQVKMVSAHSIVLFAKATEMFILELTLRAWMQAEQVKRRTLKRYDIARAIRNEELLDFLCDIVPLQSYKFQVEEANYGQGNEFHPAYQMVQPINFPYQFQVEEEANDGQGNEFHPAYEMLQLQPNNIPLQYQFQVEEESLDVQGNEFHQSYQMVQPNNIPNQFQVEEEANDGQGNDFLAAYHMVQPNDVPYQFQVEEEANGGEGNQFHQAYQMVQPNNIPASFTSIQGIPAPLMLPPAINSSAEAEFSSDGFALDNKEGL; from the exons ATGGAATTCCCAAAATCCTCATCAGCTCTGTCATCAGAAATGCAAAAGCCGGTTGGTATTCATAGCTGCTTGCCAAGTAACAACAAAACTCAGCAG GATGAAGATAAAAGGGAGCCTTGTTTCATGCATTTGCTAAGAGCAAAGCTCCTCTGTTTCTGGAAACAACAAGTCGAAGAAACTCTTCAAGCTTCAG agcTAAAGAAAAAACAAGAGCTGCCCCTTGCAAGGATCAGGCGCGCAATTAAGTCAAACGATCAAGTAAAG ATGGTTAGTGCACATTCTATCGTTTTGTTTGCAAAAGCAACTGAGATGTTCATTCTTGAACTCACACTTCGTGCGTGGATGCAAGCTGAGCAAGTCAAACGTCGAACTCTGAAGCGTTATGACATTGCTAGGGCCATAAGGAATGAAGAACTTCTTGATTTCCTGTGTGATATCGTCCCACTCCAGTCCTACAAG TTTCAGGTGGAAGAGGCAAATTATGGCCAAGGAAATGAATTTCACCCGGCTTATCAAATGGTTCAGCCTATTAACTTTCCA TACCAATTTCAGGTGGAAGAGGAGGCAAATGATGGCCAAGGAAATGAATTTCACCCGGCTTATGAAATGCTTCAGCTTCAGCCTAATAACATTCCG CTACAGTACCAGTTTCAGGTGGAAGAGGAGTCACTTGATGTCCAAGGAAATGAATTTCACCAGTCTTATCAAATGGTTCAGCCCAATAACATTCCG AACCAATTTCAGGTGGAAGAGGAGGCAAATGATGGCCAAGGAAATGATTTTCTCGCAGCTTATCATATGGTTCAGCCTAATGATGTTCCA TACCAATTTCAGGTGGAAGAGGAGGCAAATGGCGGCGAAGGAAATCAATTTCACCAGGCTTATCAAATGGTTCAGCCTAATAACATTCCG GCTTCTTTCACCAGCATCCAAGGAATTCCAGCGCCACTGATGCTACCACCTGCGATTAATTCATCTGCTGAAGCCGAGTTTAGCAGTGATGGATTTGCATTGGACAATAAGGAGGGACTCTAA
- the LOC107814314 gene encoding uncharacterized protein LOC107814314 isoform X20: MEFPKSSSALSSEMQKPVGIHSCLPSNNKTQQDEDKREPCFMHLLRAKLLCFWKQQVEETLQASELKKKQELPLARIRRAIKSNDQVKMVSAHSIVLFAKATEMFILELTLRAWMQAEQVKRRTLKRYDIARAIRNEELLDFLCDIVPLQSYKFQVEEANYGQGNEFHPAYQMVQPINFPVEEEANDGQGNEFHPAYEMLQLQPNNIPLQYQFQVEEESLDVQGNEFHQSYQMVQPNNIPQQNQFQVEEEANDGQGNDFLAAYHMVQPNDVPYQFQVEEEANGGEGNQFHQAYQMVQPNNIPASFTSIQGIPAPLMLPPAINSSAEAEFSSDGFALDNKEGL; the protein is encoded by the exons ATGGAATTCCCAAAATCCTCATCAGCTCTGTCATCAGAAATGCAAAAGCCGGTTGGTATTCATAGCTGCTTGCCAAGTAACAACAAAACTCAGCAG GATGAAGATAAAAGGGAGCCTTGTTTCATGCATTTGCTAAGAGCAAAGCTCCTCTGTTTCTGGAAACAACAAGTCGAAGAAACTCTTCAAGCTTCAG agcTAAAGAAAAAACAAGAGCTGCCCCTTGCAAGGATCAGGCGCGCAATTAAGTCAAACGATCAAGTAAAG ATGGTTAGTGCACATTCTATCGTTTTGTTTGCAAAAGCAACTGAGATGTTCATTCTTGAACTCACACTTCGTGCGTGGATGCAAGCTGAGCAAGTCAAACGTCGAACTCTGAAGCGTTATGACATTGCTAGGGCCATAAGGAATGAAGAACTTCTTGATTTCCTGTGTGATATCGTCCCACTCCAGTCCTACAAG TTTCAGGTGGAAGAGGCAAATTATGGCCAAGGAAATGAATTTCACCCGGCTTATCAAATGGTTCAGCCTATTAACTTTCCA GTGGAAGAGGAGGCAAATGATGGCCAAGGAAATGAATTTCACCCGGCTTATGAAATGCTTCAGCTTCAGCCTAATAACATTCCG CTACAGTACCAGTTTCAGGTGGAAGAGGAGTCACTTGATGTCCAAGGAAATGAATTTCACCAGTCTTATCAAATGGTTCAGCCCAATAACATTCCG CAGCAGAACCAATTTCAGGTGGAAGAGGAGGCAAATGATGGCCAAGGAAATGATTTTCTCGCAGCTTATCATATGGTTCAGCCTAATGATGTTCCA TACCAATTTCAGGTGGAAGAGGAGGCAAATGGCGGCGAAGGAAATCAATTTCACCAGGCTTATCAAATGGTTCAGCCTAATAACATTCCG GCTTCTTTCACCAGCATCCAAGGAATTCCAGCGCCACTGATGCTACCACCTGCGATTAATTCATCTGCTGAAGCCGAGTTTAGCAGTGATGGATTTGCATTGGACAATAAGGAGGGACTCTAA
- the LOC107814314 gene encoding uncharacterized protein LOC107814314 isoform X11, whose amino-acid sequence MEFPKSSSALSSEMQKPVGIHSCLPSNNKTQQDEDKREPCFMHLLRAKLLCFWKQQVEETLQASELKKKQELPLARIRRAIKSNDQVKMVSAHSIVLFAKATEMFILELTLRAWMQAEQVKRRTLKRYDIARAIRNEELLDFLCDIVPLQSYKFQVEEANYGQGNEFHPAYQMVQPINFPYQFQVEEEANDGQGNEFHPAYEMLQLQPNNIPLQYQFQVEEESLDVQGNEFHQSYQMVQPNNIPQNQFQVEEEANDGQGNDFLAAYHMVQPNDVPYQFQVEEEANGGEGNQFHQAYQMVQPNNIPASFTSIQGIPAPLMLPPAINSSAEAEFSSDGFALDNKEGL is encoded by the exons ATGGAATTCCCAAAATCCTCATCAGCTCTGTCATCAGAAATGCAAAAGCCGGTTGGTATTCATAGCTGCTTGCCAAGTAACAACAAAACTCAGCAG GATGAAGATAAAAGGGAGCCTTGTTTCATGCATTTGCTAAGAGCAAAGCTCCTCTGTTTCTGGAAACAACAAGTCGAAGAAACTCTTCAAGCTTCAG agcTAAAGAAAAAACAAGAGCTGCCCCTTGCAAGGATCAGGCGCGCAATTAAGTCAAACGATCAAGTAAAG ATGGTTAGTGCACATTCTATCGTTTTGTTTGCAAAAGCAACTGAGATGTTCATTCTTGAACTCACACTTCGTGCGTGGATGCAAGCTGAGCAAGTCAAACGTCGAACTCTGAAGCGTTATGACATTGCTAGGGCCATAAGGAATGAAGAACTTCTTGATTTCCTGTGTGATATCGTCCCACTCCAGTCCTACAAG TTTCAGGTGGAAGAGGCAAATTATGGCCAAGGAAATGAATTTCACCCGGCTTATCAAATGGTTCAGCCTATTAACTTTCCA TACCAATTTCAGGTGGAAGAGGAGGCAAATGATGGCCAAGGAAATGAATTTCACCCGGCTTATGAAATGCTTCAGCTTCAGCCTAATAACATTCCG CTACAGTACCAGTTTCAGGTGGAAGAGGAGTCACTTGATGTCCAAGGAAATGAATTTCACCAGTCTTATCAAATGGTTCAGCCCAATAACATTCCG CAGAACCAATTTCAGGTGGAAGAGGAGGCAAATGATGGCCAAGGAAATGATTTTCTCGCAGCTTATCATATGGTTCAGCCTAATGATGTTCCA TACCAATTTCAGGTGGAAGAGGAGGCAAATGGCGGCGAAGGAAATCAATTTCACCAGGCTTATCAAATGGTTCAGCCTAATAACATTCCG GCTTCTTTCACCAGCATCCAAGGAATTCCAGCGCCACTGATGCTACCACCTGCGATTAATTCATCTGCTGAAGCCGAGTTTAGCAGTGATGGATTTGCATTGGACAATAAGGAGGGACTCTAA
- the LOC107814314 gene encoding uncharacterized protein LOC107814314 isoform X9 gives MEFPKSSSALSSEMQKPVGIHSCLPSNNKTQQDEDKREPCFMHLLRAKLLCFWKQQVEETLQASELKKKQELPLARIRRAIKSNDQVKMVSAHSIVLFAKATEMFILELTLRAWMQAEQVKRRTLKRYDIARAIRNEELLDFLCDIVPLQSYKFQVEEANYGQGNEFHPAYQMVQPINFPYQFQVEEEANDGQGNEFHPAYEMLQLQPNNIPLQYQFQVEEESLDVQGNEFHQSYQMVQPNNIPNQFQVEEEANDGQGNDFLAAYHMVQPNDVPLQYQFQVEEEANGGEGNQFHQAYQMVQPNNIPASFTSIQGIPAPLMLPPAINSSAEAEFSSDGFALDNKEGL, from the exons ATGGAATTCCCAAAATCCTCATCAGCTCTGTCATCAGAAATGCAAAAGCCGGTTGGTATTCATAGCTGCTTGCCAAGTAACAACAAAACTCAGCAG GATGAAGATAAAAGGGAGCCTTGTTTCATGCATTTGCTAAGAGCAAAGCTCCTCTGTTTCTGGAAACAACAAGTCGAAGAAACTCTTCAAGCTTCAG agcTAAAGAAAAAACAAGAGCTGCCCCTTGCAAGGATCAGGCGCGCAATTAAGTCAAACGATCAAGTAAAG ATGGTTAGTGCACATTCTATCGTTTTGTTTGCAAAAGCAACTGAGATGTTCATTCTTGAACTCACACTTCGTGCGTGGATGCAAGCTGAGCAAGTCAAACGTCGAACTCTGAAGCGTTATGACATTGCTAGGGCCATAAGGAATGAAGAACTTCTTGATTTCCTGTGTGATATCGTCCCACTCCAGTCCTACAAG TTTCAGGTGGAAGAGGCAAATTATGGCCAAGGAAATGAATTTCACCCGGCTTATCAAATGGTTCAGCCTATTAACTTTCCA TACCAATTTCAGGTGGAAGAGGAGGCAAATGATGGCCAAGGAAATGAATTTCACCCGGCTTATGAAATGCTTCAGCTTCAGCCTAATAACATTCCG CTACAGTACCAGTTTCAGGTGGAAGAGGAGTCACTTGATGTCCAAGGAAATGAATTTCACCAGTCTTATCAAATGGTTCAGCCCAATAACATTCCG AACCAATTTCAGGTGGAAGAGGAGGCAAATGATGGCCAAGGAAATGATTTTCTCGCAGCTTATCATATGGTTCAGCCTAATGATGTTCCA CTACAGTACCAATTTCAGGTGGAAGAGGAGGCAAATGGCGGCGAAGGAAATCAATTTCACCAGGCTTATCAAATGGTTCAGCCTAATAACATTCCG GCTTCTTTCACCAGCATCCAAGGAATTCCAGCGCCACTGATGCTACCACCTGCGATTAATTCATCTGCTGAAGCCGAGTTTAGCAGTGATGGATTTGCATTGGACAATAAGGAGGGACTCTAA
- the LOC107814314 gene encoding uncharacterized protein LOC107814314 isoform X10 — MEFPKSSSALSSEMQKPVGIHSCLPSNNKTQQDEDKREPCFMHLLRAKLLCFWKQQVEETLQASELKKKQELPLARIRRAIKSNDQVKMVSAHSIVLFAKATEMFILELTLRAWMQAEQVKRRTLKRYDIARAIRNEELLDFLCDIVPLQSYKFQVEEANYGQGNEFHPAYQMVQPINFPVEEEANDGQGNEFHPAYEMLQLQPNNIPLQYQFQVEEESLDVQGNEFHQSYQMVQPNNIPLQQQNQFQVEEEANDGQGNDFLAAYHMVQPNDVPLQYQFQVEEEANGGEGNQFHQAYQMVQPNNIPASFTSIQGIPAPLMLPPAINSSAEAEFSSDGFALDNKEGL; from the exons ATGGAATTCCCAAAATCCTCATCAGCTCTGTCATCAGAAATGCAAAAGCCGGTTGGTATTCATAGCTGCTTGCCAAGTAACAACAAAACTCAGCAG GATGAAGATAAAAGGGAGCCTTGTTTCATGCATTTGCTAAGAGCAAAGCTCCTCTGTTTCTGGAAACAACAAGTCGAAGAAACTCTTCAAGCTTCAG agcTAAAGAAAAAACAAGAGCTGCCCCTTGCAAGGATCAGGCGCGCAATTAAGTCAAACGATCAAGTAAAG ATGGTTAGTGCACATTCTATCGTTTTGTTTGCAAAAGCAACTGAGATGTTCATTCTTGAACTCACACTTCGTGCGTGGATGCAAGCTGAGCAAGTCAAACGTCGAACTCTGAAGCGTTATGACATTGCTAGGGCCATAAGGAATGAAGAACTTCTTGATTTCCTGTGTGATATCGTCCCACTCCAGTCCTACAAG TTTCAGGTGGAAGAGGCAAATTATGGCCAAGGAAATGAATTTCACCCGGCTTATCAAATGGTTCAGCCTATTAACTTTCCA GTGGAAGAGGAGGCAAATGATGGCCAAGGAAATGAATTTCACCCGGCTTATGAAATGCTTCAGCTTCAGCCTAATAACATTCCG CTACAGTACCAGTTTCAGGTGGAAGAGGAGTCACTTGATGTCCAAGGAAATGAATTTCACCAGTCTTATCAAATGGTTCAGCCCAATAACATTCCG CTGCAGCAGCAGAACCAATTTCAGGTGGAAGAGGAGGCAAATGATGGCCAAGGAAATGATTTTCTCGCAGCTTATCATATGGTTCAGCCTAATGATGTTCCA CTACAGTACCAATTTCAGGTGGAAGAGGAGGCAAATGGCGGCGAAGGAAATCAATTTCACCAGGCTTATCAAATGGTTCAGCCTAATAACATTCCG GCTTCTTTCACCAGCATCCAAGGAATTCCAGCGCCACTGATGCTACCACCTGCGATTAATTCATCTGCTGAAGCCGAGTTTAGCAGTGATGGATTTGCATTGGACAATAAGGAGGGACTCTAA
- the LOC107814314 gene encoding uncharacterized protein LOC107814314 isoform X23, which translates to MEFPKSSSALSSEMQKPVGIHSCLPSNNKTQQDEDKREPCFMHLLRAKLLCFWKQQVEETLQASELKKKQELPLARIRRAIKSNDQVKMVSAHSIVLFAKATEMFILELTLRAWMQAEQVKRRTLKRYDIARAIRNEELLDFLCDIVPLQSYKFQVEEANYGQGNEFHPAYQMVQPINFPVEEEANDGQGNEFHPAYEMLQLQPNNIPYQFQVEEESLDVQGNEFHQSYQMVQPNNIPQNQFQVEEEANDGQGNDFLAAYHMVQPNDVPYQFQVEEEANGGEGNQFHQAYQMVQPNNIPASFTSIQGIPAPLMLPPAINSSAEAEFSSDGFALDNKEGL; encoded by the exons ATGGAATTCCCAAAATCCTCATCAGCTCTGTCATCAGAAATGCAAAAGCCGGTTGGTATTCATAGCTGCTTGCCAAGTAACAACAAAACTCAGCAG GATGAAGATAAAAGGGAGCCTTGTTTCATGCATTTGCTAAGAGCAAAGCTCCTCTGTTTCTGGAAACAACAAGTCGAAGAAACTCTTCAAGCTTCAG agcTAAAGAAAAAACAAGAGCTGCCCCTTGCAAGGATCAGGCGCGCAATTAAGTCAAACGATCAAGTAAAG ATGGTTAGTGCACATTCTATCGTTTTGTTTGCAAAAGCAACTGAGATGTTCATTCTTGAACTCACACTTCGTGCGTGGATGCAAGCTGAGCAAGTCAAACGTCGAACTCTGAAGCGTTATGACATTGCTAGGGCCATAAGGAATGAAGAACTTCTTGATTTCCTGTGTGATATCGTCCCACTCCAGTCCTACAAG TTTCAGGTGGAAGAGGCAAATTATGGCCAAGGAAATGAATTTCACCCGGCTTATCAAATGGTTCAGCCTATTAACTTTCCA GTGGAAGAGGAGGCAAATGATGGCCAAGGAAATGAATTTCACCCGGCTTATGAAATGCTTCAGCTTCAGCCTAATAACATTCCG TACCAGTTTCAGGTGGAAGAGGAGTCACTTGATGTCCAAGGAAATGAATTTCACCAGTCTTATCAAATGGTTCAGCCCAATAACATTCCG CAGAACCAATTTCAGGTGGAAGAGGAGGCAAATGATGGCCAAGGAAATGATTTTCTCGCAGCTTATCATATGGTTCAGCCTAATGATGTTCCA TACCAATTTCAGGTGGAAGAGGAGGCAAATGGCGGCGAAGGAAATCAATTTCACCAGGCTTATCAAATGGTTCAGCCTAATAACATTCCG GCTTCTTTCACCAGCATCCAAGGAATTCCAGCGCCACTGATGCTACCACCTGCGATTAATTCATCTGCTGAAGCCGAGTTTAGCAGTGATGGATTTGCATTGGACAATAAGGAGGGACTCTAA